The following nucleotide sequence is from Zea mays cultivar B73 chromosome 1, Zm-B73-REFERENCE-NAM-5.0, whole genome shotgun sequence.
ggacagtcgattttagtatagttgtagatgaacctttggcacctgtagaacatataatctagagcaaactagttagtccaattatttgtgttgtgcaattcaaccaccaaaattaattaggaaataagtgaaagcctaattccctttcagtgggcAAGAGAAGATAAGACTCAAGACTTCTAGCATTCTAGCATCAATGAGGTGTTGGAAAATATTAGGAAAAAAAGGAGAAAATGCCTGCCTCGACTAAACCGGGCAGGCCAGTTCTACTGCCCTCAAACCGGCTGGCTAGCTTCACTGCTGCTGCTTGGCCAGCCCTTTGCCAGGCCTCGACGAAACTAGTTCCGGTTTCCCTGTACTTATCTGGACCGATTTGTTTCCAAACCGGCTTGGATCTATTTTGGGCGTAACAAATTTAGAGAAAGTGTTTTGGACTTTTTTTTCTATTGACTAAGCATTTGAATGCACTAAAGGTAATAACTAGTTGACTAAAAAAGTGTTAGTGAATTCAGTTAGTTAATAAATAGCTGGCTATTAACTGATTTCAGCGGTTGAAACAGCTAATGAATTAATAGATAATTGAGCGTGCAACTAATAGTTGCTAGACTATTAGCTAGATGTCTCTAGCTAATTTTAGCTAGAATCTTTATGTTTGAACTTTGAAGTCTTTTTTAATCTTTAGGTTATCATTGAGTTGAATCAAGCACGATCTGAGTACTCTTCATGAGAGAAGTGATGAAATGCTCTTTAAACCTTTCTTGAAACGATATACACTTTCTTGCAAAACACGTTCATTAGGTATAGCCCTTGAGCCTTATGTTCTTTAACATAAAGAACTTGAGGATCCTTTATGTAATCTTCCTACTTTAATAAATTATTTTGTAAAAAATTGAATCCATCCACTGATGACAATCATGTATCCCTCGAGCCTAGAACTGAGTTACCGGGTACACAGAATCACTTTTAGGGTCTTACACATCCTTAGTGTTGAAGAGTAACCGACCTAAAACGATGATGAGAAACCACTTGTCATTGAGTTGTTTGGTGCCTTTGAATCATACACAAATAGCGGTGAAACCCTTATGCGAGCGACGATTggcctagagagagagagagagagagagagagagagagagagagagagagatgtgaGAGGGAGAGGAACCAGCCACAGTGAGCATTGACCGAGAGAGGGAGAGatacaagagagagagagaggaaccgATGACGAGCATAGACTAAGTTATGGGGGAGGGAAAGGAACTGATGACAATTGGCGCCGAGGAAAATGCGAGTGAGATGTGGGAAAGAAAAAGAAACTAGGCATGGAAGAGATGCGAGAGAAAGGCTTTTATGTGGAAGAGTCGGGCTATTAAATGAGCCTTCTTCTCTTCCTCCCTATTCCATGATCACTGATCTatatttttctcttttttgagtaTATATGCATGTATTAGCCATCTTCTAGGAAAAAAAAACATCTTGAAGACCTCCATTAGAATGCAGGATTGGTAAAATACATGAATAGGAAAAACGTATGAATGGAGTTGATGACAATTACAATCATACAAGAATTTAAAATACAGAAAAACTTCTAGATAAAGCGTTTGGATGCAACATAGAAAGAACACAGAAATTAGATGGGAGAGGTATACATAAAGGAAAGTTTCCAAGAGGTTGGACCTCTTGTTAGAAATCCTCCAAAATCTTATTAGAATGAGCCATCCTATAGGAATTTTAGGCATCCTTTGGAACAAAGGAAAAATGAAGGAATTTTGAGTGATTAGAATCATATAGAAATTTTTCCTATGTGGTCCTTTCGAACAAAGGATTGAGTTCCTAGAATTTTTATGAAATTCCTAAGGAATTGACCATTGTAGTGAGATTTTAGAGGATATCTAACATAAAGTCCAACCTCTTAGAAATTTTACTATGAAATTACAAGTGTCATGAACCTCTAATCCTACATTTTCCCTATCCCTATATTTTACCAATCCTGCAATCCAAAGAAGCTTTTATAGGATTTGTAGGAGCTAAATCCTTTGTTCCAAAGTGATACATAGGAAAATTTCCTATATGATTCTAATCCTCCAAAATTTCTCTACTTTAGCTTTGTTCCAAATGGGGCCGAAACCTTAGACTCTACAGTTGATTGCTCCTGGCGTCTTTTCTATTCTTGCCAACCACTGGCCCGCCACTGCATGCCTAATTTTTTTAGCTGTTGGCAGTATGGTAGCATATTTTTTCTCCCTTCTTCTTGGAGGAACATCCAATGACAATGAGTCTCATATATCAATGCGGCATTAGCAAGTTGATATTTGATAACAGTCCACCGTCACAACCTATATATTCATATATCTGACAGATCATACGATCTCTGATCGTGAAGTCGATGGTACGTGGATCCCTGCAAATTTGGTGCTGTTGATCTGCAATCCTCGTGTTGGACTTGCCTTTCTCCTCGCCCTTTCTTCCAATCGCAAAGCCGTATCACACACGTACGAATGGCACTAACAAATgaacttcttcttttcttttttccctccAAATACGCAACAATATAACACAGACAAATAAGAAACCTTTTACAAAATAGAATTACACCACTAGAGATGCAACTCATAGATTTGTGGTTATGACTAGCGGAAGAATAGACACATGTCCAAGTATATGTTGGGTTTAtatttgaacccattaacaaacctATTAGTATATAAAAATTAGCTCAAACCTATATCCTAATATAGTAAAAATACACTGGTTTTAACCAGCGGATACCCATTGCTATTTTTATAGACCATGACTTCTCTGCAGCAGAAACAGAAGCCAACTTTGTCctccttagagcaactccaaaaggatGTTAAACATTTTACCCTAAAAATTGATTATTAAGAGCAGGCTAAAAAAATTTAAGAGTGAATTATGATGGATACTCCAACAGTTCATTTAAATGTGACATGTGGCGCAATCTGTACAGTCGTCGGAGGCCGTGGATGATCTGATACGTAGAGGAGTGGATTGGGGAGGGATGGAACACACCAAAATATGAGGGAGAGGAGGCTGTGGACGCGGGACGCTAATTTTTTTGGAGGAAGAATGAGGGAGCTGTTGGAGTAGGAAAAATCACTATTATTGACTAATATCTGTTTTAGGGTTAATTTACACgttcttttggagttgctcttacaAACCAGATAATATTTAGTATTTTTTGAATAATTAAAGTCCAAATTGGGCTTATACACAGCAAATCAAATTAAGAAATATGGAAAAATAAATCCAATGGCCCCAGGACGTAGCTGCTAGGAAGCCGGAAAACCGGATTGCTCGAAACGAGAAAAACTCGGGGAAGAAACTGCGAAAGGAGGCCAGAAGGATGCAGCGAGTTCGGTTTGACCACCAGCTCCTCTTCCTCCCCGTCCCCTCCTCCTGAATGGCGACATCCTCCTTCCCATCAAATCTCTCCTCTCCATTTGCATCTCCTCCTCGTGCGCCCCGTGACTCCATCAAATCGCCTCGCCCCGTGCCCCCTGCTCAAAACCCTAGCCCTGCCGCAGCCGTCCTCCATGGCTGCGGATTTCCGCACCCCTGACCGCCTCCTGCCCGCCGCAACTGAGGAGCCGACGACCCCGCAGGGCCACCCTCCCAATCCGGTGCTCAGCACCCCCACCGTCCCCGACGCCACCCACGATGGCCTCCGCTTCTGGCAGTACATGCTCGCCGGCTCCGTCGCCGGCGTCGTCGAGCACACGGCGATGTTCCCCGTCGATACCCTCAAGACCCACATGCAGGCCAGCACGCCGCCCTGCCGCCCGACGCTATCTCTGAGGGCGGCCTTGCGTAACGCCGTGGCCGGCGAGGGCGGCGCCCTCGCCCTCTACCGGGGACTCCCCGCCATGGCGTTCGGTGCGGGCCCCGCCCACGCCGTCTACTTCTCCGTCTACGAGTTCGCCAAGTCGGCCCTCACCGACCGTCTCGGCCCCAACAACCCCGCCGCGCACGCTGCCTCCGGGGTCGTCGCGACCGTAGCCAGCGACGCGGTCTTGACGCCTATGGACACCGTCAAGCAGCGGCTGCAGCTCACCAGCAGCCCCTACACGGGCGTAGGGCACTGCATCCGCACCGTGCTGCGCGACGAGGGGCCTAGCGCCTTCTTCGTTTCCTACCGGACAACCGTGGTCATGAACGCACCCTACACGGCCGTCCACTTTGCCACCTACGAGGCGGCCAAGCGGATGCTCGGGGACATGGCCGCCGAGGAGGAGTCCCTTGCCGTACACGCCACTGCTGGGGCCGCAGCAGGGGCACTTGCCGCTGCGGTCACCACTCCCCTCGATGTTGTGAAGACGCAGCTACAGTGCCAGGTGAAGATCTAGTGTACTTGATTTGCGATCTGACTAAAGTTCTGGTTTTTAATTCTTTGTAACAATATTAGAGCTGATTTGAGTGATTTCTGATGGCTTACCCaccaaaaacgagggatctttgaTAGGATCTAGTTATCCTATTAATCTCCAAGATTATTGGAAACAATTGTGCAATGAAGTTAGTTGCCTTTTGTGTTCCTTTGATCTGCTAGTGGTGACTACTGCTCTAAGGATGCCCGGTGGCACTACTGTGGAAGCCTAGTGACATAGTAGAAAATCTTTTTAGTTCTGCACAGTGAGATGTAATTCTGAGAACCTATTTGGAATGCAGGAATTTCACAGGAAAAACATAGTTTTTTGGGGAGGGGGGTTCTTATTTATACTAGGAATTAAGAGGACTAGTTTCATGTTTTGCCAATTTTGATTATAAGAACACAAAATCTAACCAGTGATGCCTCGTGCACTCCCACGACCACGCTCCCTGTGCTGACGCCGGCTATCGCTGGAGTTAGGGTTTGCTGCCTCTCCTGAACCCTAGATCCCTGGCAGTAGGCTGGCCCGACGGTGGATGGTGGAGTGGCGGGCGGtctgtggtggtggaggcagcaGTTGGAGCGCAGGGGCGGGGGAGGCAACTTGCCGACGGAGCCGATGGCTTAGCGAGGGCGAGGTGGATGGTGGGTGGTGGTGCCAGGCGGTGGCAGGAGGGGTTTGCTTCACAAGCGTACGACCCGTCGCACGCTAACTGTCCCTTATAAGAACTAAGCGGACTAGTTTCATGTTTTGTCAGTTTTTGGTTATAACTTATAAGAATTAAGAGAAATCAATGTCAAAGCAGTAGGCATAATTGTTTGACGATATAGAGATGATATATCACATGCCAATAGCGGCCTGCAATTTTTTTGCTGAAAATCATATTGAAAAATCCTATAAATCACTAACTAAACACATCAACCACTTTGTAGTTTAAACTTCGGGCCTTGAAGTATGTTTGACTAACCTTTCTATCACATATAGAGTTTGTACTTAATGTGATTGCAGTTTCCACTGATTGCGttgcgttctctgtctagtctactCCTTTGTTTGTTTGTGCCCTGGTGAAATATGTTGTTTGGTTGTCATATCATCTGCAGTACGTGTCTGAAGAATATAAATGTTATGATTGTCTGGCTATGTTTAAGCTAAACATTCTTGCTAAATACCACATGTTGTCCTTGACTTTGTGTTTCTCTTTTGCGAGTTTCCATGATCAACATCGATTCCGCCAGCTTAAACATGATATAAGAAAAAGGAAACAAATGGATACACATGAAAGGTCTACATTGGTTCCTCCAGCTTAAACATGATATAAGAAAAAGGAAACAAATGTATAGTTGTATACACTTGAAAGGAACATGAAAACCACCTGGGAAGGCTTTTCCTGTAACATGTAGACCAgcatggtgaccttgcttgaatattGTATACTAGAATTAGTGTTTCCTATTCTATGGGAAGCTATCAAGTGCAAATGCACCATGAAGGGAACCATAAAAACTTTCTCAGTTTGGGTGCAAATCAAtatgaaaagatcccagtggttccCTTGAAGCCTTTGATCGTGTCACCACCGTTCTGTTTGTTTTTTGAGTTTTACAGTGGATGGTTTGTACAAGGTTTATTTTTTTAATCTCCTTGAATGTAAATGCTATCGACCTGCTTTCAGTTTCATGAAGATAGTAACACTCATTTTGCTGATCAGGGTGTGTGCGGCTGTGAACGCTTCTCAAGCAGCTCAATAGGAGACGTGTTTAGAACAATCATAAAGCGAGATGGGTATTCTGGGCTCATGAGGGGATGGAAGCCAAGAATGCTGTTCCATGCACCTGCAGCTGCAATATGTTGGTCTACATACGAGGCCTCAAAGTCATTTTTCCAAAGGTTCAATGAGGAAAGGCGGAAATAGTCTGGGGGCATTACTTTTAGACCCATGTATTTTTTTCTTGAAGTCAATGTACTTCTTTCTATACGGAAGCATACTCGCTCAGCTGAATGAGAAGACGCAGCTCCAGGATGCGTTTGTTGGTGATCCTTGTGCCCAAGAGCTGCCAGCGGTTGACTGAGATCTGTCTAACGAAGATCTGTCTGTGCCACTGTGTTCCTTTTCAGATAATTCGATGTATTTATTTTTCCCAGCCTCGGGGTGAGGAAATAACACTAGAATATTTCTTTTTCCAGTTTGATCAGTCAGCAAGCTTATCTGTACTGTTGTATGGCCTCCTGCTCTGTGCCAGATTTTTTTATATAATTCAAAGGCTTTGGTTTCGTTGCAACGTGGTTGGAGAAATGTTCCCTTCTGTGGTTGGAAATTGGAATAAACAATAACTGAGTAATTTGTATACGTCCGTTCCCCATGGGATCCAGGGATAAGCGATCTAATTTCCTTCCCTAAGTTCGTCCTATCCCCATAGGAAGTGATTGATCCAAAGGAGGATCTGCGGCAGAGGTTTTCGTTCCACTAACTTGTACTACTACTGATTATATAAAAAGCATAGAAGCACCAGTGGTGTGTGCATTTTTTTTCGTAGAGCTGCTTTGCATTTTCTAATTTTTTCTATAAAAATAAATTGATTTATGTCAAATTTCTGTACCATTTCTCTAAAATTCCTGCCTTCCAAAATGAATCTTAAGCAAGTCCGTCAGCATGCATCTTGGGATTCCAGTCCACCGTGTATATATGGAGCAGTAGTTTGCCATGTTTAAATACACTATATCTAATAGTCAACTATTAAAATTAATTGATGATATCCAAACAATATagtaatagttagctagctattaTTAGTTGGCTAATTTCATTAGTATTTTTTATCAAtaaactattagttctagtgcatttaAGAACTCGTTTATGGTGTGTAATTTCACACATTCTTCAGTTTAAAATCTGACATGTTGGTTCAGCTACATCGAGCATCGAGCTCTGCTCGGGACATTTTATAGATAAAGTCTGACACAAGACATATATTACTAGGGTATTCTTCTTCCGAAGGTCAACAAAACATCAAGACCGATTGTTTCATGGTGCATCTTTAAGCATTGTAGGTATTCTTGACTGAAGCACCTTTGGATAAATCAGCTAAAGACAGAGAAGCTTCAGGATATTGTCGTGAAGGAGCAAAAGATGAAATGTGACGAAGACGCAGTCCTTCGAGCTTGCCCACAAAAATGATATAAGGAAATGACGTTTTATTCATGACATGTCATGTAGCTCGAAACGTATAGCCTTAATGGTGTGAAAGGTAATTTCATCAAAATTATACTTCATGGCTACAATGCATATATTAAGGCATTTTTTTtggaagatcaaaggaaagacggTTAATCGTGGCCTTCAAGTCGAGACCCTTTCTTCATCATGTAAGCCTCGTAAAGTCGAAGGTAATAATGTAATTCCTGCTTGAATGATAATGTTGGGGgcccctcaaaaacataatttgacaatgtttttcaagtatgcgagcaggcatcttcggaatcaggttacgggtatacaagagcatggtcaagacgaagcttgactgggatggaagacgatcatgacgaggGATGAGACGATCACAAAGCTatatgcagaaaagcttcggcatgacatcaGAAAAAGGGAATCGACTTAAAAATGAAAagtcaaattagacctcgaagaattactatagaattattgataaatgtaaaaggcattaatgtaattttacacgggctgcgtctcgtgcctataaataga
It contains:
- the LOC100284957 gene encoding mitochondrial RNA-splicing protein MRS3 isoform X1, whose protein sequence is MAADFRTPDRLLPAATEEPTTPQGHPPNPVLSTPTVPDATHDGLRFWQYMLAGSVAGVVEHTAMFPVDTLKTHMQASTPPCRPTLSLRAALRNAVAGEGGALALYRGLPAMAFGAGPAHAVYFSVYEFAKSALTDRLGPNNPAAHAASGVVATVASDAVLTPMDTVKQRLQLTSSPYTGVGHCIRTVLRDEGPSAFFVSYRTTVVMNAPYTAVHFATYEAAKRMLGDMAAEEESLAVHATAGAAAGALAAAVTTPLDVVKTQLQCQGVCGCERFSSSSIGDVFRTIIKRDGYSGLMRGWKPRMLFHAPAAAICWSTYEASKSFFQRFNEERRK
- the LOC100284957 gene encoding mitochondrial RNA-splicing protein MRS3 (The RefSeq protein has 1 substitution compared to this genomic sequence) yields the protein MAADFRTPDRLLPAATEEPTTPQGHPPNPVLSTPTVPDATHDGLRFWQYMLAGSVAGVVEHTAMFPVDTLKTHMQASTPPCRPTLSLRAALRNAVAGEGGALALYRGLPAMAFGAGPAHAVYFSVYEFAKSSLTDRLGPNNPAAHAASGVVATVASDAVLTPMDTVKQRLQLTSSPYTGVGHCIRTVLRDEGPSAFFVSYRTTVVMNAPYTAVHFATYEAAKRMLGDMAAEEESLAVHATAGAAAGALAAAVTTPLDVVKTQLQCQGVCGCERFSSSSIGDVFRTIIKRDGYSGLMRGWKPRMLFHAPAAAICWSTYEASKSFFQRFN